One Hippoglossus hippoglossus isolate fHipHip1 chromosome 13, fHipHip1.pri, whole genome shotgun sequence genomic window carries:
- the myo7aa gene encoding myosin VIIAa isoform X3, with amino-acid sequence MFRRRDYVELYEQDQAKWALIRNVNTATKQSTLLPGDYVWLDLKTGREFEVPIGAVVKLCDSGQIQVLDDEGNEHWISPQNATNIKPMHPTSIHGVEDMIRLGDLNEAGILRNLLIRYREKLIYTYTGSILVAVNPYQLLPIYTADQIRLYTNKKIGELPPHIFAIADNCYFNMQRNNRDQCCIISGESGAGKTESTKLILQFLAAISGQHSWIEQQVLEANPILEAFGNAKTIRNDNSSRFGKYIDIHFNKRGAIEGAKIEQYLLEKSRVCRQAFDERNYHIFYCMLRGMTGEEKKKLGLSKATDFTYLTTGKCTVCDGRDDLKEYSNIRSAMKVLMFTDKENGEISKLLAAILHMGNLRYEARTYDNLDACEVVRCPHLTTAATLLEVDSKDLMNCITSRTLITRGETVSTPLSIEQALDVRDAFVKGIYGRLFVWIVEKINAAIYKPPSSQPKYIRRSIGLLDIFGFENFTVNSFEQLCINFANENLQQFFVRHVFKLEQEEYNLENINWQHIEFTDNQDALDMIAIKPMNIISLIDEESKFPKGTDTTMLNKLNFQHKLHANYIPPKNNYETQFGIQHFAGVVFYETRGFLEKNRDTLYGDIIQLVHSSKNKFIKQIFQADVAMGAETRKRSPTLSSQFKRSLELLMRTLSVCQPFFVRCIKPNEYKKSMLFDRDLCVRQLRYSGMMETIRIRRAGYPIRYTFVEFVDRYRVLMPGVKPAYKQEDLRGTCQRIAVAVLGRDDDWQMGKTKIFLKDHHDMLLEIERDKAITDKVILIQKVVRGFKDRSNFLKMRKSAVFIQKTWRGYHCRKNYGAMRAGFSRLQALVRSRKLCASYHVARQRITGFQGRCRGCLVRRAFRHRLWAVITIQAYTRGMIARRLYKRLKGEYRRRLEAEKMRLAEETKLRNQMSAKKAKAEAERKHQERLAQLAKEDAEQEKKEKEEARRKKEMVEQMEKARLEPVNDSDMVDKMFGFLGTTNSFPGQEGQAPAGFEDLERSHQELEVEDLDEALPLPEDDDEEDLSEYKFAKFAATYFQGTTTHTYVRRPLKQPLLFHDDEGDQLAALAVWITVLRFMGDLPEPKYHTAISDGSEKIPVMTKIYETLGKKTYKRELQALQGEGETPQADGHKKNSVRHKLVSLTLKKKSKITEEVTKRLNDGEYGVHGNSMLEDRPTSNLEKLHFIIGNGILRPALRDEIYCQICKQLSQNPSKSSHARGWILISLCVGCFAPTEKFVKYLRNFISSGPPGYAPYCEERLRRTFANGTRTQPPSWLELQATKSKKPIMLPVTFMDGTTKTLLTDSATTAKELCIALSDKINLQDRFGFSLYIALFDKVSSLGSGNDHVMDAVSQCEQYAKEQGAQERNAPWRLFFRKEIFTPWHCPGDDLVATNLIYQQTVRGVKFGEYRCDKEDLAELASQQYYVDYGSEVLLERLLSLIPSYIPDREISPSRTVEKWAHFIMAAHKKGIYTQKRFDPQKVKEEVVDFARHKWPLLFSRFYEAFKFSGPSLPKNDLIVAVNWTGVYFVDEQEQVLLELSFPEISAVSSSSGGKLQGQSFTLATIKGEEYTFTSNNAEDIRDLVVTFLEGLRKRSKFVVALQDNPNPTGEESTFLSFLKGDLILLDQDTGEQVLNSGWAHGVNERTNQRGDFPADCIYVLPTMARPPQEIVALVTMTPDQRQESVRVSQLVLPESDDRMKPYTLEEFSYDYFRPPPKHTLSRVMVTKNRGKDKLWSCTREPLKLPLLKKVINHEELSQDACMSFIAVMKYMGDYPSKRTRSVNELTDQIFEGALKAEPLKDEIYCQILKQLTDNHVKYSEEKGWELLWLCTGLFPPSNVLLPHIQRFLQSKRHHPLSVDCMQRLHKALRNGSRKYPPHLVEVEAIQHKTTQIFHKVYFPDDTDEAFEVESSTKAKDFCQNISTRLLLKSPEGFSLFVKISDKVISVPEGDFFFDFVRHLTDWIKKSRPVKDGIVPSLTYQVFFMKKLWTSTVPGKDSFADSIFHYYQELPKYLRGYHKCSREEVFQLAALIYRVKFEDDKSHFPTIPKMLRELVPQDLIRQMSPDDWKRSVVAYFNKQAGKSREEAKLMFLKIIYKWATFGSAFFEVKQTTEPNYPEILLIAINKHGVSLIDPKTKDILITHPFTKISNWSSGNTYFHITIGNLVRGSKLLCETSLGYKMDDLLTSYISQMLTTMNKQRSGRGHSK; translated from the exons ATGTTCAGGCGTCGGGACTATGTGGAGCTGTATGAGCAGGACCAGGCCAAATGGGCTCTGATACGCAACGTGAACACTGCCACCAAACAGAGCACACTGCTGCCG gGCGACTATGTCTGGTTGGACTTGAAGACCGGTCGAGAGTTTGAGGTGCCGATCGGTGCGGTGGTCAAACTCTGTGACTCGGGACAGATCCAGGTGCTGGACGATGAGGGAAAT GAGCACTGGATCTCCCCCCAGAATGCCACCAACATTAAGCCAATGCACCCGACCTCCATCCACGGGGTGGAGGACATGATCCGGCTCGGAGACCTCAACGAAGCTGGAATTCTGCGGAACCTGCTCATCAGATACAGAGAAAAGCTCATATAC acatACACTGGCTCCATCCTGGTGGCCGTCAACCCGTATCAGCTGCTGCCCATCTACACCGCCGACCAGATTCGCCTCTACACCAACAAGAAGATTGGAGAGTTGCCGCCTCACATCTTTGCCATCGCCGACAACTGTTACTTCAACATGCAGAGGAACAACCGCGACCAGTGCTGCATCATCAG tggTGAGTCTGGAGCAGGGAAGACAGAAAGCACCAAGCTGATCCTTCAGTTCCTGGCAGCCATCAGTGGTCAACACTCCTGGATAGAACAACAGGTCCTGGAGGCCAACCCTATACTAGAAg CTTTTGGAAATGCTAAAACTATCCGCAATGACAACTCCTCTCGTTTTGGAAAGTACATCGACATCCACTTCAACAAGAGAGGAGCCATCGAAGGAGCCAAGATAGAACAATACCTGCTGGAGAAATCCAGAGTGTGTCGACAG GCCTTCGACGAGAGGAACTACCACATCTTCTACTGCATGTTGAGGGGAATGAccggagaggagaagaagaaactgggGCTGAGCAAAGCTACAGACTTCACCTACCTGACCACC ggaaaGTGCACAGTGTGTGACGGTCGAGACGACTTGAAGGAATACTCCAACATCCGCTCGGCCATGAAG gttctgatGTTCACAGACAAAGAGAACGGGGAGATTTCTAAACTGTTGGCTGCTATCTTACACATGGGAAACCTCAGATATGAAG cTCGGACGTACGACAACCTGGACGCCTGCGAGGTCGTCCGATGTCCTCACCTCACCACTGCTGCTACACTGCtggag gtgGACAGTAAGGACCTGATGAACTGTATCACCAGTCGGACTCTGATCACCAGAGGAGAAACCGTCTCCACACCTCTCAGTATAGAACAAGCTCTGGACGTACGAGACGCTTTCGTGAAG gGTATTTACGgacgtttgtttgtgtggattGTGGAGAAGATCAACGCCGCCATCTACAAGCCTCCATCATCACAGCCCAAATATATCAGACGCTCCATCGGACTCCTGGACATCTTCGGCTTTGAGAACTTTACTGTCaacag cttcgAGCAGCTTTGCATCAACTTTGCCAACGAGAACCTGCAGCAGTTCTTCGTGCGTCACGTCTTcaagctggagcaggaggagtacAACCTGGAGAACATCAACTGGCAGCACATCGAGTTCACCGACAACCAGGACGCCCTGGACATGATCGCCATCAAACCCATGAACATCATCTCGCTCATCGACGAGGAGAGCAAGTTCCCCAAG GGCACCGACACCACCATGTTGAACAAACTGAACTTTCAGCACAAACTCCACGCAAACTACATCCCTCCAAAGAACAACTACGAGACTCAGTTTGGAATCCAGCACTTTGCAGGAGTGGTTTTCTACGAAACGAGAG gctTCCTGGAAAAGAACAGAGACACTTTATACGGAGACATCATCCAGCTGGTTCACTCGTCCAAGAACAAGTTCATCAAACAAATCTTCCAGGCTGATGTCGCCATG ggagcaGAGACCAGGAAGCGCTCGCCCACTCTGAGCAGTCAGTTTAAAAGAtctctggagctgctgatgAGGACTCTGAGCGTCTGTCAGCCTTTCTTCGTTCGCTGCATCAAACCCAACGAATACAAGAAATCCATG ttattTGACAGGGATCTGTGTGTGCGTCAGCTGAGGTACTCGGGTATGATGGAGACCATTCGTATCCGTCGTGCAGGATATCCCATCCGCTACACCTTTGTGGAATTTGTCGATCGCTACAGGGTCCTCATGCCCGGAGTCAAACCGGCGTATAAACAG GAGGACCTGAGGGGAACGTGTCAGAGGATCGCAGTGGCGGTGCTCGGCCGAGACGACGACTGGCAGATGGGAAAGACTAAGATCTTCCTCAAG GATCATCACGACATGCTGCTGGAGATCGAGAGAGACAAGGCCATCACTGACAAGGTCATCCTCATCCAGAAGGTGGTTCGAGGCTTCAAGGACAG GTCGAACTTCCTGAAGATGAGGAAGTCGGCCGTGTTCATCCAGAAAACATGGAGAGGATATCACTGTAGGAAGAACTATGGAGCT ATGCGAGCCGGCTTCTCTCGCCTGCAGGCTCTGGTTCGCTCCAGGAAGCTGTGTGCGTCCTATCACGTGGCCCGTCAGCGGATCACGGGCTTCCAGGGGCGCTGCCGGGGCTGCTTGGTGCGCCGGGCGTTCAGGCACCGGCTGTGGGCCGTCATCACCATCCAGGCCTACACCAGAGGCATGATCGCCCGGCGGCTGTACAAGAGGCTGAAGGGAGag tACCGCAGGAGGCTGGAGGCCGAGAAGATGCGTCTCGCTGAAGAGACCAAACTGAGGAACCAGATGTCTGCGAAGAAAGCGAAGGCTGAGGCCGAACGCAAACACCAA GAGCGTCTGGCCCAGCTGGCCAAAGAGGACGCCgagcaggagaagaaggagaaggaggaggctCGGAGGAAGAAGGAGATGGTGGAGCAGATGGAGAAAGCTCGTCTGGAGCCCGTCAACGACTCAGACATGGTGGACAAGATGTTCGGCTTCCTGGGGACGACCAACTCTTTCCCGGGGCAGGAGGGACAAGCTCCTGCCGGCTTTGAG gaCCTGGAGCGAAGCCATcaagagctggaggtggaggatcTGGACGAAGCTCTTCCTCTGCCTGAGgacgatgatgaagaagatCTGTCAGAGTACAAGTTCGCCAAGTTTGCCGCCACCTACTTCCAGGGCACCACCACTCACACCTACGTCCGACGACCTCTCAAACAGCCGCTGCTCTTCCACGACGACGAGGGAGACCAGCTG GCTGCTCTGGCGGTGTGGATCACAGTGCTGAGGTTCATGGGAGATCTGCCGGAGCCCAAGTACCACACGGCCATCAGCGACGGGAGCGAGAAGATCCCAGTCATGACCAAAATCTACGAGACGCTGGGAAAGAAGACGTACAAGAGGGAGCTGCAGGCGCtgcagggggagggggag ACGCCTCAGGCCGACGGCCACAAGAAGAACAGCGTCCGACACAAACTGGTGTCGCTCACGCTGAAGAAGAAATCcaagatcactgaggag GTCACCAAGCGTCTTAATGATGGGGAGTACGGTGTCCATGGCAACAGCATGCTGGAGGACCGGCCCACCTCGAACCTGGAGAAACTTCACTTCATCATCGGGAACGGGATCCTGAGACCAGCGCTGAG ggatgAGATCTACTGTCAGATCTGTAAGCAGCTGAGTCAGAACCCGTCTAAGAGTTCTCACGCTCGAGGCTGGATCCTCATCTCTCTGTGCGTCGGCTGCTTCGCCCCGACAGAAAAGTTTGTCAAG TACCTGAGGAACTTCATCAGCAGCGGTCCACCGGGTTACGCTCCGTACTGCGAAGAGAGGCTGAGACGGACATTTGCTAACGGGACGAGAACACAACCTCCGTCCTGGCTGGAGctgcag GCCACCAAGTCGAAGAAGCCCATCATGCTGCCGGTGACGTTCATGGACGGCACGACCAAGACGCTGCTGACGGACTCCGCCACCACAGCCAAGGAGCTCTGCATCGCCCTGTCGGACAAAATCAACCTGCAAGACCGCTTCGGCTTCTCACTGTACATCGCTCTGTTTGACAAG GTTTCCTCTCTAGGCAGTGGGAACGACCATGTGATGGACGCCGTGTCGCAGTGCGAGCAGTACGCGAAGGAGCAGGGAGCCCAGGAGAGGaacgccccctggaggctgttCTTCAGGAAGGAGATTTTCACGCCCTGGCACTGCCCCGGCGACGACCTGGTCGCCACCAACCTCATCTACCAACAAACTGTGAGGGGCGTCAAGTTTGGAGAATACCGCTGCGACAAG GAGGACCTGGCAGAACTGGCCTCTCAGCAGTACTACGTCGACTACGGCTCAGAGGTCCTTCTGGAGCGGCTGCTCAGCCTCATTCCCTCCTACATCCCAGACAGAGAGATCAGCCCCTCCAGGACCGTGGAGAAATGGGCCCATTTCATCATGGCTGCCCACAAAAAG GGCATCTACACCCAGAAGAGGTTTGACCCTCAGAAGGTGAAGGAGGAAGTGGTCGACTTCGCTCGTCACAAGTGGCCTCTGCTCTTCTCTCGATTCTACGAAGCCTTCAAATTCTCAG GTCCCAGTCTGCCTAAAAACGACCTGATCGTGGCCGTCAACTGGACCGGAGTTTATTTTGTAGACGAGCAGGAGCAGGTCCTTTTGGAACTCTCCTTCCCAGAAATCAGTGcagtgtccagcagcag cggAGGAAAGTTGCAGGGTCAGAGTTTCACATTGGCGACCATCAAAGGTGAAGAGTACACGTTCACCTCCAACAACGCAGAAGACATCCGTGACCTGGTGGTGACCTTCCTGGAGGGCCTGAGGAAGAGGTCAAAGTTCGTGGTCGCGCTACAAGACAACCCCAACCCCA ctGGGGAGGAGTCAACGTTCCTCAGCTTCCTGAAGGGAGACTTGATCCTGTTGGACCAGGACACCGGCGAGCAGGTCCTCAACTCTGGTTGGGCGCACGGCGTCAACGAGCGAACCAATCAAAGAGGAGATTTCCCGGCTGACTGCATCTATGTCCTGCCCACCATGGCTCGACCGCCGCAGGAAATAGTg GCGCTGGTAACCATGACACCGGACCAGCGACAGGAGTCGGTTCGTGTTTCACAGCTCGTTTTGCCCGAGAGTGACGACAGAATGAAACCCTACACACTGGAGGAGTTCTCCTACGACTActtcag GCCTCCTCCCAAACACACCCTGAGCAGAGTGATGGTCACTAAGAATCGTGGGAAGGACAAACTGTGGAGCTGCACCAGAGAGCCGCTCAAGCTGCCGCTGCTGAAGAAGGTGATCAACCACGAGGAGCTGAGTCAGGACGCCTGCATGTCCTTCATCG CTGTGATGAAGTACATGGGCGACTACCCGTCCAAACGGACGCGCTCAGTCAACGAGCTGACGGACCAGATCTTTGAGGGAGCGCTGAAGGCCGAACCTCTGAAAGATGAGATCTACTGTCAGATCCTCAAGCAGCTGACTGACAACCACGTCAA GTACAGTGAGGAGAAAGGCTGGGAGCTGCTGTGGTTGTGCACTGGTCTGTTTCCTCCCAGTAACGTGCTGCTGCCTCACATCCAGCGCTTCCTGCAGTCGAAGAGACACCACCCGCTGTCTGTAGACTGTATGCAGAGGCTGCACAAAGCTCTACG TAACGGATCCAGGAAGTACCCCCCTCActtggtggaggtggaggcgaTCCAGCATAAAACAACGCAGATCTTCCACAAAGTCTATTTCCCCGATGATACAGATGAG GCGTTCGAGGTGGAGTCCAGCACCAAGGCAAAGGATTTCTGTCAGAACATCTCCACCCGGCTGCTGCTCAAATCTCCTGAAGGGTTCAGCCTCTTCGTCAAGATCTCAgacaag GTGATCAGTGTTCCAGAGGGAGATTTCTTCTTTGACTTTGTCCGACATTTAACCGACTGGATCAAGAAGTCTCGACCGGTGAAAGACG GTATCGTCCCCTCTCTGACCTATCAGGTGTTCTTCATGAAGAAGCTGTGGACCAGCACAGTTCCAGGGAAGGACTCCTTCGCAGACTCCATCTTCCACTACTACCAG GAGCTGCCTAAATACTTGCGTGGCTACCACAAGTGTTCACGAGAAGAGGTTTTCCAACTGGCGGCGCTCATCTACCGCGTCAAGTTCGAAGACGACAAATCTCACTTTCCTACAATTCCCAAGATGCTTCGGGAGCTGGTTCCCCAGGACCTGATTCGCCAGATGTCTCCGGATGACTGGAAAAGA tctgtggTGGCCTACTTCAACAAACAGGCCGGTAAGTCCAGGGAAGAGGCCAAACTGATGTTCCTGAAGATTATCTACAAATGGGCGACCTTTGGCTCCGCCTTCTTCGAGGTCAAG CAAACCACAGAACCCAACTACCCAGAGATCCTGCTGATCGccatcaacaaacatggagtcAGTCTCATCGACCCCAAGACCAAG gacATCCTGATCACACACCCCTTCACCAAGATCTCCAACTGGAGCAGTGGGAACACCTACTTCCACATCACCATCGGCAACCTGGTCAGAGGAAGCAAACTGCTGTGTGAGACCTCACTG GGTTACAAGATGGACGACCTGCTGACCTCTTACATCAGTCAGATGCTGACCACCATGAACAAGCAGCGCTCTGGGCGGGGCCACAGCAAGTGA